From a region of the Hemibagrus wyckioides isolate EC202008001 linkage group LG14, SWU_Hwy_1.0, whole genome shotgun sequence genome:
- the LOC131364434 gene encoding small integral membrane protein 32-like has translation MLRQMLLNSTAAAARDLDAISQTHAPAPLDVSHAPVSVSALLKPAGRGGAGGGALREGELSKPDLTTYVVMCIVLFLLVLLIVIFINCQLRNSFFASTPYDRSLREARTSYK, from the coding sequence ATGCTCCGGCAAATGCTCTTGAATTCGACGGCGGCGGCGGCGCGGGACTTGGACGCTATAAGCCAGACGCACGCGCCGGCTCCTCTGGACGTCTCGCACGCGCCCGTGAGTGTGTCGGCGCTGCTGAAGCCCGCGGGTCGCGGAGGCGCCGGCGGGGGCGCGCTGCGTGAGGGCGAGCTCAGTAAACCGGACTTGACGACCTACGTGGTCATGTGCATAGTGCTCTTCCTCCTCGTGCTGCTAATTGTCATCTTTATCAACTGCCAGCTGCGCAACTCGTTCTTCGCCTCCACGCCGTATGACCGTTCTCTGCGCGAGGCCCGAACCTCGTATAAATGA